One genomic window of Halobellus limi includes the following:
- a CDS encoding basic amino acid ABC transporter substrate-binding protein, with product MDRRTYVKTGAGVIAGGLFAGCTGGGSGDQSTEADGDGDSGSDSTGTATEAATTESVVPSNVVIGSDIPYRPFEYETTSGELTGFDVDIAEAIFEEQLGVSYEFKPTSFDSIIPSLNNNNFRIIMSAMTINDQRAEQVDFSDPYFTAYQTVIVRDDGEISSKEDLRGNPVGVQKGTTGAGAAEELKEEFDGELDIKSYDQINGAFQALINGQVNAVINDNTVNAGFANDRDDVVFLEGEGVAAESDQEAPPYLTLTIENYGIAFRQDDDEFRERVNEALAAIREDGTYDEIYSEYFDG from the coding sequence ATGGACAGACGGACGTACGTGAAGACCGGAGCCGGCGTGATTGCCGGCGGTCTGTTCGCCGGGTGTACCGGCGGCGGATCCGGCGATCAGAGCACCGAAGCTGACGGCGACGGCGACTCCGGATCGGACTCGACGGGGACGGCGACCGAGGCGGCGACGACCGAATCGGTCGTCCCCTCGAACGTGGTCATCGGCTCGGACATCCCGTACCGCCCCTTCGAGTACGAGACGACCTCCGGGGAACTGACCGGGTTCGACGTCGACATCGCCGAGGCGATCTTCGAGGAGCAACTCGGCGTCAGTTACGAGTTCAAGCCGACGAGCTTCGATTCGATCATCCCCTCGCTGAACAACAACAACTTCCGGATCATCATGTCCGCGATGACGATCAACGACCAGCGGGCCGAGCAGGTCGACTTCTCGGATCCGTACTTCACGGCCTACCAGACCGTCATCGTCCGCGACGACGGCGAGATCTCCTCGAAGGAGGACCTCCGCGGTAACCCCGTCGGCGTCCAGAAGGGGACGACCGGAGCCGGTGCGGCAGAGGAACTGAAAGAGGAGTTCGACGGCGAACTCGACATCAAGAGCTACGACCAGATCAACGGCGCGTTCCAGGCGCTGATCAACGGACAGGTCAACGCCGTCATCAACGACAACACCGTCAACGCCGGATTCGCCAACGACCGCGACGACGTCGTCTTCCTCGAGGGCGAGGGCGTCGCCGCCGAGAGCGACCAGGAAGCGCCGCCGTACCTCACGCTCACGATCGAGAACTACGGCATCGCGTTCCGACAGGACGACGACGAGTTCCGCGAGCGCGTCAACGAGGCCCTCGCGGCGATCAGAGAGGACGGCACGTACGACGAGATCTACTCGGAGTACTTCGACGGATAA
- a CDS encoding amino acid ABC transporter ATP-binding protein, producing the protein MSDSDRRSADDAGEHALLEFEHVDKYFGDTHVLKDISLDVEDGEVCVVVGPSGSGKSTLLRCANRLEEIQNGDIRLDGRSISDPDADINRLRQRIGMVFQSFNLFPHKTAIENLTLAPRKVRGIDEAAARERAEELLAEVGLSDQADSYPNQLSGGQQQRVAIARALAMDPRVMLFDEVTSALDPELVGEVLEVMRGLADEGMTMMVVTHEMGFAREVADRVVLMDEGRIVETGDPESFFENPETERGEQFLSKLL; encoded by the coding sequence ATGAGCGACAGCGACCGCCGCAGCGCCGACGACGCCGGCGAGCACGCGCTGCTCGAGTTCGAGCACGTCGACAAGTACTTCGGCGACACCCACGTCCTCAAGGACATCTCACTGGACGTCGAGGACGGCGAGGTCTGCGTCGTCGTCGGTCCCTCGGGGTCCGGCAAGTCGACGCTGCTCCGGTGTGCCAATCGACTGGAGGAGATCCAGAACGGCGACATCCGACTCGACGGGCGCTCGATCTCCGACCCCGACGCCGACATCAACCGCCTCCGACAGCGCATCGGGATGGTGTTCCAGTCGTTCAACCTCTTCCCGCACAAGACGGCGATCGAGAACCTCACGCTCGCGCCGCGGAAAGTCCGCGGGATCGACGAGGCGGCCGCCAGAGAGCGCGCGGAGGAACTCCTCGCGGAGGTCGGCCTGAGCGATCAGGCGGACTCGTATCCGAACCAGCTCTCCGGCGGCCAGCAGCAGCGCGTCGCCATCGCCCGCGCGCTCGCGATGGACCCGCGCGTGATGCTGTTCGACGAGGTGACGAGCGCGCTCGACCCCGAGCTCGTGGGGGAAGTCCTCGAAGTGATGCGCGGCCTCGCGGACGAGGGGATGACGATGATGGTCGTCACCCACGAGATGGGCTTCGCCCGCGAGGTGGCCGATCGCGTCGTGCTGATGGACGAGGGACGCATCGTCGAGACCGGCGATCCCGAGTCGTTCTTCGAGAACCCGGAGACCGAACGCGGCGAACAGTTCCTCTCGAAACTGCTCTGA
- a CDS encoding COX15/CtaA family protein yields MDARLRRFVGVSAALTGILMVLGVYTAATGAGLTCAGRWPFCDGFLGLFPANWSSFVEWFHRLVAMITGFVVLGTTILAWREDADRRIRLALAGATILLPSQIVLGALTVTTYEWAILLAHFGTASIIFTGVALAAAWTYGPSRGRSASEGVKRALAVAAASLPALLVLTPHAFVTFGPPVQAAYYLLGLGAYAALLSAAVWASPATGSGTARRVRLLSAAAAAVVISLLVTGRLVYGGTLQYVSLAGGLTALALVVAAWYALRRDVGAADSRGIPGGD; encoded by the coding sequence ATGGACGCGCGCCTCCGCCGTTTCGTCGGCGTCTCCGCCGCGTTGACGGGCATCCTGATGGTGCTCGGCGTGTACACCGCGGCGACGGGAGCGGGACTGACCTGTGCCGGCCGGTGGCCCTTTTGCGACGGCTTTCTGGGACTCTTCCCGGCGAACTGGAGCAGTTTCGTCGAGTGGTTCCACCGGCTCGTCGCGATGATCACCGGGTTCGTCGTTCTCGGGACCACGATCCTCGCGTGGCGGGAGGACGCGGACCGTCGGATTCGACTCGCGCTCGCCGGCGCGACGATCCTCCTCCCCTCGCAGATCGTCCTCGGCGCGCTCACGGTGACGACCTACGAGTGGGCGATCCTCCTTGCGCACTTCGGGACGGCGTCGATCATCTTCACGGGCGTCGCGCTCGCGGCGGCGTGGACGTACGGTCCCTCGCGGGGCCGGAGCGCCTCCGAAGGCGTGAAAAGGGCCCTCGCCGTCGCGGCCGCCTCGCTCCCCGCCCTCCTCGTGTTGACGCCGCACGCGTTCGTCACGTTCGGACCGCCGGTCCAGGCGGCGTACTACCTCCTCGGTCTCGGCGCGTACGCGGCGCTGCTCTCGGCGGCCGTGTGGGCGTCGCCGGCGACGGGATCCGGGACCGCTCGTCGGGTCCGCCTGCTGAGCGCGGCGGCGGCCGCCGTCGTGATCTCGCTCCTCGTCACCGGTCGGCTGGTCTACGGCGGGACGCTCCAGTACGTCTCCCTCGCGGGCGGTCTCACCGCGCTCGCGCTGGTCGTCGCCGCGTGGTACGCGCTCCGCCGGGACGTCGGCGCAGCCGACTCCCGCGGGATCCCCGGCGGCGACTGA
- a CDS encoding amino acid ABC transporter permease, protein MADSYSGASPEANAAADGFFDDQTLKYLGVGLSSLVALGIALLVLYILAVQVDYALIPTVLPQFINAYVLVLGIVVTASVLSVTTGIFVGLARVSKTSITNGISAAYVQFFRGTPLLFQIFVVYFGIPTLWPGTFPISNWGIPTAIIALTLNHAAYVGEAVRGGIGAVHDGQMEAARSLGMGYVQAMREVVIPQAWRNALAAVGNDQIILVKDTSLLTVIAVPELIQQFRDVNSATFDPWTPLVLVAIAYLSITIPMGRLVEYLEARADWGGESQ, encoded by the coding sequence ATGGCTGATTCATACTCGGGCGCCTCACCCGAAGCCAACGCTGCGGCCGACGGGTTCTTCGACGACCAGACGCTGAAGTACCTCGGCGTCGGCCTCTCGAGCCTCGTCGCGCTCGGGATCGCGCTGCTCGTGCTGTACATTCTGGCCGTTCAGGTCGATTACGCGCTCATCCCGACGGTGCTGCCGCAGTTCATCAACGCCTACGTGTTGGTGCTTGGGATCGTCGTCACGGCCAGCGTCCTCTCTGTGACCACGGGGATCTTCGTCGGCCTCGCGCGCGTCTCGAAGACGTCGATCACGAACGGGATCTCGGCGGCCTACGTGCAGTTCTTTCGCGGGACGCCGCTGCTCTTTCAGATCTTCGTCGTCTACTTCGGCATCCCGACGCTGTGGCCCGGGACGTTCCCGATCTCGAACTGGGGGATTCCGACGGCGATCATCGCGCTGACGCTGAACCACGCGGCGTACGTCGGCGAGGCGGTGCGCGGCGGGATCGGCGCGGTTCACGACGGCCAGATGGAGGCGGCCCGCTCGCTCGGGATGGGCTACGTGCAGGCGATGCGCGAGGTCGTCATCCCGCAGGCGTGGCGCAACGCCCTGGCGGCGGTCGGCAACGACCAGATCATCCTGGTGAAAGACACCTCGCTTCTGACGGTCATCGCGGTGCCGGAACTCATCCAGCAGTTCCGCGACGTCAACAGCGCGACGTTCGACCCCTGGACGCCGCTGGTGCTCGTCGCCATCGCCTACCTCTCGATCACGATTCCGATGGGCCGACTCGTGGAGTACCTCGAAGCCCGCGCGGACTGGGGTGGTGAGTCCCAATGA